From the genome of Saccopteryx bilineata isolate mSacBil1 chromosome 6, mSacBil1_pri_phased_curated, whole genome shotgun sequence, one region includes:
- the SNPH gene encoding syntaphilin isoform X1 produces MPGSGPSERMTWPGPALPAAPPTRPLSSAPGTPPIPPLTRTRSLMAMSLQGSRRASAGPRSGGPLGRSGLAVFAQCPPLPTSQSEHLPPLPASRRTSPPVSVRDAYGASSLSSSSNSGSCKGSDSSPTPRRSMKYTLCSDNHGIKPPTPEQYLTPLQQKEVCIRHLKARLKDTQDRLQDRDTEIDDLKTQLSRMQEDWIEEECHRVEAQLALKEARKEIRQLKQVIDTVKNNLIDKDKGLQKYFVDINIQNKKLETLLHSMEVAQNGAAKEDGAGESAGGSPARSSPARSLTRSSTYTKLSDPAVCGDRPPGDAPGGSSTEDGADSGFVGNDDTLSRTDALEVSSLLSSGVDCGPEEASRHGSFSLGPRWPAGSAYEKQPGGTEAGVQASCMQERAIQTDFAQCQPDLDAILEKVTKAQVCGTGPKPGDRCPEPDPHPSGPRDTHSAVVVTVGDELEAPEPIVTRGPSPHRPSANPNPNPCLSVSVACPVEEEEEAAASAAEKEPRSYWSRHYIVDLLAVVVPAVPTVAWLCRSQRRQGQPIYNISSLLRGCCTVALHSIRRISCRSLGPQGAGSAGGGGGGSQL; encoded by the exons ATGCCGGGCAGCGGCCCCAGCGAGAGGATGACGTGGCCCGGCCCGGCCCTCCCCGCGGCCCCCCCAACGCGCCCTCTCTCCTCAGCCCCGGGGACACCGCCCATCCCACCCCTCACCCGGACCCGCAGCCTCATGGCCATGTCCCTGCAGGGCAGTCGACGGGCCTCCGCCGGACCCCGCAG TGGGGGCCCCTTGGGCCGCAGCGGCCTGGCGGTGTTCGCCCAGTGCCCGCCGCTGCCCACCAGCCAGAGCGAGCACCTGCCTCCTCTTCCCGCCTCCAGGCGCACCTCCCCGCCCGTGAGCGTGCGGGATGCCTACGGGGCCTCCTcgctcagcagcagcagcaactcgGGCTCCTGCAAGGGCAGCGACAGCAGCCCCACGCCCAG GCGCTCCATGAAGTATACGCTCTGCAGCGACAACCACGGCATCAAGCCCCCCACCCCTGAGCAGTACCTGACCCCCCTGCAGCAGAAGGAGGTCTGCATCCGGCACCTGAAGGCCAGGCTGAAGGACACGCAGGACCGGCTCCAGGACCG GGACACAGAGATCGACGACCTGAAGACGCAGCTGTCGCGCATGCAGGAGGACTGGATCGAGGAGGAATGCCACCGGGTGGAGGCCCAGCTGGCGCTGAAGGAGGCCCGCAAGGAGATCAGGCAGCTGAAGCAGGTCATCGACACGGTCAAGAACAACCTGATCGACAAGGACAAGGGGCTGCAGAAGTACTTCGTGGACATCAACATCCAGAACAAGAAGCTGGAGACGCTGCTGCACAGCATGGAGGTGGCCCAGAATGGCGCGGCCAAGGAGGACGGCGCCGGGGAGTCGGCCGGGGGCTCCCCCGCCCGCTCCTCCCCCGCCCGCTCCCTCACGCGCAGCTCCACCTACACCAAGCTGAGTGACCCCGCCGTCTGCGGGGACCGGCCCCCCGGGGACGCCCCGGGCGGCTCCTCCACGGAGGATGGGGCTGACAGCGGCTTCGTGGGCAACGACGACACGCTGAGCCGGACGGACGCGCTGGAAGTCAGCAGCCTGCTGTCCTCGGGCGTGGACTGCGGCCCCGAGGAGGCCTCGCGGCACGGCTCCTTCAGCCTGGGGCCGCGCTGGCCCGCAGGCAGCGCCTACGAGAAGCAGCCGGGCGGCACGGAGGCCGGCGTGCAGGCCAGCTGCATGCAGGAGCGCGCCATCCAGACGGACTTCGCCCAGTGCCAGCCCGACCTGGACGCCATCCTGGAGAAGGTGACCAAGGCCCAGGTCTGCGGGACAGGCCCCAAGCCCGGGGACAGGTGCCCGGAGCCGGACCCCCACCCCTCCGGGCCCAGAGACACCCACTCGGCGGTGGTGGTGACGGTGGGCGACGAGCTTGAGGCCCCGGAACCCATCGTCACCCGCGGGCCGAGCCCACACCGGCCCAGTGccaaccccaaccccaacccctgCCTGTCGGTGAGCGTGGCGTGCcccgtggaggaggaggaggaggccgccGCCTCCGCAGCCGAGAAGGAGCCCCGGAGCTACTGGAGCCGCCACTACATCGTGGACCTGCTGGCGGTGGTGGTGCCGGCCGTCCCCACGGTGGCCTGGCTGTGCCGCTCCCAGCGGCGCCAGGGCCAGCCCATCTACAACATCAGCTCCCTGCTGCGGGGCTGCTGCACCGTGGCCTTGCACTCCATCCGCCGGATCAGCTGCCGCTCGCTGGGCCCGCAGGGCGCGGGCTCGGCCGGCGGTGGAGGCGGCGGCTCCCAGCTCTGA
- the SNPH gene encoding syntaphilin isoform X2 — MLSGQETPGTPPIPPLTRTRSLMAMSLQGSRRASAGPRSGGPLGRSGLAVFAQCPPLPTSQSEHLPPLPASRRTSPPVSVRDAYGASSLSSSSNSGSCKGSDSSPTPRRSMKYTLCSDNHGIKPPTPEQYLTPLQQKEVCIRHLKARLKDTQDRLQDRDTEIDDLKTQLSRMQEDWIEEECHRVEAQLALKEARKEIRQLKQVIDTVKNNLIDKDKGLQKYFVDINIQNKKLETLLHSMEVAQNGAAKEDGAGESAGGSPARSSPARSLTRSSTYTKLSDPAVCGDRPPGDAPGGSSTEDGADSGFVGNDDTLSRTDALEVSSLLSSGVDCGPEEASRHGSFSLGPRWPAGSAYEKQPGGTEAGVQASCMQERAIQTDFAQCQPDLDAILEKVTKAQVCGTGPKPGDRCPEPDPHPSGPRDTHSAVVVTVGDELEAPEPIVTRGPSPHRPSANPNPNPCLSVSVACPVEEEEEAAASAAEKEPRSYWSRHYIVDLLAVVVPAVPTVAWLCRSQRRQGQPIYNISSLLRGCCTVALHSIRRISCRSLGPQGAGSAGGGGGGSQL; from the exons CCCCGGGGACACCGCCCATCCCACCCCTCACCCGGACCCGCAGCCTCATGGCCATGTCCCTGCAGGGCAGTCGACGGGCCTCCGCCGGACCCCGCAG TGGGGGCCCCTTGGGCCGCAGCGGCCTGGCGGTGTTCGCCCAGTGCCCGCCGCTGCCCACCAGCCAGAGCGAGCACCTGCCTCCTCTTCCCGCCTCCAGGCGCACCTCCCCGCCCGTGAGCGTGCGGGATGCCTACGGGGCCTCCTcgctcagcagcagcagcaactcgGGCTCCTGCAAGGGCAGCGACAGCAGCCCCACGCCCAG GCGCTCCATGAAGTATACGCTCTGCAGCGACAACCACGGCATCAAGCCCCCCACCCCTGAGCAGTACCTGACCCCCCTGCAGCAGAAGGAGGTCTGCATCCGGCACCTGAAGGCCAGGCTGAAGGACACGCAGGACCGGCTCCAGGACCG GGACACAGAGATCGACGACCTGAAGACGCAGCTGTCGCGCATGCAGGAGGACTGGATCGAGGAGGAATGCCACCGGGTGGAGGCCCAGCTGGCGCTGAAGGAGGCCCGCAAGGAGATCAGGCAGCTGAAGCAGGTCATCGACACGGTCAAGAACAACCTGATCGACAAGGACAAGGGGCTGCAGAAGTACTTCGTGGACATCAACATCCAGAACAAGAAGCTGGAGACGCTGCTGCACAGCATGGAGGTGGCCCAGAATGGCGCGGCCAAGGAGGACGGCGCCGGGGAGTCGGCCGGGGGCTCCCCCGCCCGCTCCTCCCCCGCCCGCTCCCTCACGCGCAGCTCCACCTACACCAAGCTGAGTGACCCCGCCGTCTGCGGGGACCGGCCCCCCGGGGACGCCCCGGGCGGCTCCTCCACGGAGGATGGGGCTGACAGCGGCTTCGTGGGCAACGACGACACGCTGAGCCGGACGGACGCGCTGGAAGTCAGCAGCCTGCTGTCCTCGGGCGTGGACTGCGGCCCCGAGGAGGCCTCGCGGCACGGCTCCTTCAGCCTGGGGCCGCGCTGGCCCGCAGGCAGCGCCTACGAGAAGCAGCCGGGCGGCACGGAGGCCGGCGTGCAGGCCAGCTGCATGCAGGAGCGCGCCATCCAGACGGACTTCGCCCAGTGCCAGCCCGACCTGGACGCCATCCTGGAGAAGGTGACCAAGGCCCAGGTCTGCGGGACAGGCCCCAAGCCCGGGGACAGGTGCCCGGAGCCGGACCCCCACCCCTCCGGGCCCAGAGACACCCACTCGGCGGTGGTGGTGACGGTGGGCGACGAGCTTGAGGCCCCGGAACCCATCGTCACCCGCGGGCCGAGCCCACACCGGCCCAGTGccaaccccaaccccaacccctgCCTGTCGGTGAGCGTGGCGTGCcccgtggaggaggaggaggaggccgccGCCTCCGCAGCCGAGAAGGAGCCCCGGAGCTACTGGAGCCGCCACTACATCGTGGACCTGCTGGCGGTGGTGGTGCCGGCCGTCCCCACGGTGGCCTGGCTGTGCCGCTCCCAGCGGCGCCAGGGCCAGCCCATCTACAACATCAGCTCCCTGCTGCGGGGCTGCTGCACCGTGGCCTTGCACTCCATCCGCCGGATCAGCTGCCGCTCGCTGGGCCCGCAGGGCGCGGGCTCGGCCGGCGGTGGAGGCGGCGGCTCCCAGCTCTGA
- the SNPH gene encoding syntaphilin isoform X4 has product MAMSLQGSRRASAGPRSGGPLGRSGLAVFAQCPPLPTSQSEHLPPLPASRRTSPPVSVRDAYGASSLSSSSNSGSCKGSDSSPTPRRSMKYTLCSDNHGIKPPTPEQYLTPLQQKEVCIRHLKARLKDTQDRLQDRDTEIDDLKTQLSRMQEDWIEEECHRVEAQLALKEARKEIRQLKQVIDTVKNNLIDKDKGLQKYFVDINIQNKKLETLLHSMEVAQNGAAKEDGAGESAGGSPARSSPARSLTRSSTYTKLSDPAVCGDRPPGDAPGGSSTEDGADSGFVGNDDTLSRTDALEVSSLLSSGVDCGPEEASRHGSFSLGPRWPAGSAYEKQPGGTEAGVQASCMQERAIQTDFAQCQPDLDAILEKVTKAQVCGTGPKPGDRCPEPDPHPSGPRDTHSAVVVTVGDELEAPEPIVTRGPSPHRPSANPNPNPCLSVSVACPVEEEEEAAASAAEKEPRSYWSRHYIVDLLAVVVPAVPTVAWLCRSQRRQGQPIYNISSLLRGCCTVALHSIRRISCRSLGPQGAGSAGGGGGGSQL; this is encoded by the exons ATGGCCATGTCCCTGCAGGGCAGTCGACGGGCCTCCGCCGGACCCCGCAG TGGGGGCCCCTTGGGCCGCAGCGGCCTGGCGGTGTTCGCCCAGTGCCCGCCGCTGCCCACCAGCCAGAGCGAGCACCTGCCTCCTCTTCCCGCCTCCAGGCGCACCTCCCCGCCCGTGAGCGTGCGGGATGCCTACGGGGCCTCCTcgctcagcagcagcagcaactcgGGCTCCTGCAAGGGCAGCGACAGCAGCCCCACGCCCAG GCGCTCCATGAAGTATACGCTCTGCAGCGACAACCACGGCATCAAGCCCCCCACCCCTGAGCAGTACCTGACCCCCCTGCAGCAGAAGGAGGTCTGCATCCGGCACCTGAAGGCCAGGCTGAAGGACACGCAGGACCGGCTCCAGGACCG GGACACAGAGATCGACGACCTGAAGACGCAGCTGTCGCGCATGCAGGAGGACTGGATCGAGGAGGAATGCCACCGGGTGGAGGCCCAGCTGGCGCTGAAGGAGGCCCGCAAGGAGATCAGGCAGCTGAAGCAGGTCATCGACACGGTCAAGAACAACCTGATCGACAAGGACAAGGGGCTGCAGAAGTACTTCGTGGACATCAACATCCAGAACAAGAAGCTGGAGACGCTGCTGCACAGCATGGAGGTGGCCCAGAATGGCGCGGCCAAGGAGGACGGCGCCGGGGAGTCGGCCGGGGGCTCCCCCGCCCGCTCCTCCCCCGCCCGCTCCCTCACGCGCAGCTCCACCTACACCAAGCTGAGTGACCCCGCCGTCTGCGGGGACCGGCCCCCCGGGGACGCCCCGGGCGGCTCCTCCACGGAGGATGGGGCTGACAGCGGCTTCGTGGGCAACGACGACACGCTGAGCCGGACGGACGCGCTGGAAGTCAGCAGCCTGCTGTCCTCGGGCGTGGACTGCGGCCCCGAGGAGGCCTCGCGGCACGGCTCCTTCAGCCTGGGGCCGCGCTGGCCCGCAGGCAGCGCCTACGAGAAGCAGCCGGGCGGCACGGAGGCCGGCGTGCAGGCCAGCTGCATGCAGGAGCGCGCCATCCAGACGGACTTCGCCCAGTGCCAGCCCGACCTGGACGCCATCCTGGAGAAGGTGACCAAGGCCCAGGTCTGCGGGACAGGCCCCAAGCCCGGGGACAGGTGCCCGGAGCCGGACCCCCACCCCTCCGGGCCCAGAGACACCCACTCGGCGGTGGTGGTGACGGTGGGCGACGAGCTTGAGGCCCCGGAACCCATCGTCACCCGCGGGCCGAGCCCACACCGGCCCAGTGccaaccccaaccccaacccctgCCTGTCGGTGAGCGTGGCGTGCcccgtggaggaggaggaggaggccgccGCCTCCGCAGCCGAGAAGGAGCCCCGGAGCTACTGGAGCCGCCACTACATCGTGGACCTGCTGGCGGTGGTGGTGCCGGCCGTCCCCACGGTGGCCTGGCTGTGCCGCTCCCAGCGGCGCCAGGGCCAGCCCATCTACAACATCAGCTCCCTGCTGCGGGGCTGCTGCACCGTGGCCTTGCACTCCATCCGCCGGATCAGCTGCCGCTCGCTGGGCCCGCAGGGCGCGGGCTCGGCCGGCGGTGGAGGCGGCGGCTCCCAGCTCTGA
- the SNPH gene encoding syntaphilin isoform X3 — MPGSGPSERMTWPGPALPAAPPTRPLSSAPGTPPIPPLTRTRSLMAMSLQGSRRASAGPRRRTSPPVSVRDAYGASSLSSSSNSGSCKGSDSSPTPRRSMKYTLCSDNHGIKPPTPEQYLTPLQQKEVCIRHLKARLKDTQDRLQDRDTEIDDLKTQLSRMQEDWIEEECHRVEAQLALKEARKEIRQLKQVIDTVKNNLIDKDKGLQKYFVDINIQNKKLETLLHSMEVAQNGAAKEDGAGESAGGSPARSSPARSLTRSSTYTKLSDPAVCGDRPPGDAPGGSSTEDGADSGFVGNDDTLSRTDALEVSSLLSSGVDCGPEEASRHGSFSLGPRWPAGSAYEKQPGGTEAGVQASCMQERAIQTDFAQCQPDLDAILEKVTKAQVCGTGPKPGDRCPEPDPHPSGPRDTHSAVVVTVGDELEAPEPIVTRGPSPHRPSANPNPNPCLSVSVACPVEEEEEAAASAAEKEPRSYWSRHYIVDLLAVVVPAVPTVAWLCRSQRRQGQPIYNISSLLRGCCTVALHSIRRISCRSLGPQGAGSAGGGGGGSQL, encoded by the exons ATGCCGGGCAGCGGCCCCAGCGAGAGGATGACGTGGCCCGGCCCGGCCCTCCCCGCGGCCCCCCCAACGCGCCCTCTCTCCTCAGCCCCGGGGACACCGCCCATCCCACCCCTCACCCGGACCCGCAGCCTCATGGCCATGTCCCTGCAGGGCAGTCGACGGGCCTCCGCCGGACCCCGCAG GCGCACCTCCCCGCCCGTGAGCGTGCGGGATGCCTACGGGGCCTCCTcgctcagcagcagcagcaactcgGGCTCCTGCAAGGGCAGCGACAGCAGCCCCACGCCCAG GCGCTCCATGAAGTATACGCTCTGCAGCGACAACCACGGCATCAAGCCCCCCACCCCTGAGCAGTACCTGACCCCCCTGCAGCAGAAGGAGGTCTGCATCCGGCACCTGAAGGCCAGGCTGAAGGACACGCAGGACCGGCTCCAGGACCG GGACACAGAGATCGACGACCTGAAGACGCAGCTGTCGCGCATGCAGGAGGACTGGATCGAGGAGGAATGCCACCGGGTGGAGGCCCAGCTGGCGCTGAAGGAGGCCCGCAAGGAGATCAGGCAGCTGAAGCAGGTCATCGACACGGTCAAGAACAACCTGATCGACAAGGACAAGGGGCTGCAGAAGTACTTCGTGGACATCAACATCCAGAACAAGAAGCTGGAGACGCTGCTGCACAGCATGGAGGTGGCCCAGAATGGCGCGGCCAAGGAGGACGGCGCCGGGGAGTCGGCCGGGGGCTCCCCCGCCCGCTCCTCCCCCGCCCGCTCCCTCACGCGCAGCTCCACCTACACCAAGCTGAGTGACCCCGCCGTCTGCGGGGACCGGCCCCCCGGGGACGCCCCGGGCGGCTCCTCCACGGAGGATGGGGCTGACAGCGGCTTCGTGGGCAACGACGACACGCTGAGCCGGACGGACGCGCTGGAAGTCAGCAGCCTGCTGTCCTCGGGCGTGGACTGCGGCCCCGAGGAGGCCTCGCGGCACGGCTCCTTCAGCCTGGGGCCGCGCTGGCCCGCAGGCAGCGCCTACGAGAAGCAGCCGGGCGGCACGGAGGCCGGCGTGCAGGCCAGCTGCATGCAGGAGCGCGCCATCCAGACGGACTTCGCCCAGTGCCAGCCCGACCTGGACGCCATCCTGGAGAAGGTGACCAAGGCCCAGGTCTGCGGGACAGGCCCCAAGCCCGGGGACAGGTGCCCGGAGCCGGACCCCCACCCCTCCGGGCCCAGAGACACCCACTCGGCGGTGGTGGTGACGGTGGGCGACGAGCTTGAGGCCCCGGAACCCATCGTCACCCGCGGGCCGAGCCCACACCGGCCCAGTGccaaccccaaccccaacccctgCCTGTCGGTGAGCGTGGCGTGCcccgtggaggaggaggaggaggccgccGCCTCCGCAGCCGAGAAGGAGCCCCGGAGCTACTGGAGCCGCCACTACATCGTGGACCTGCTGGCGGTGGTGGTGCCGGCCGTCCCCACGGTGGCCTGGCTGTGCCGCTCCCAGCGGCGCCAGGGCCAGCCCATCTACAACATCAGCTCCCTGCTGCGGGGCTGCTGCACCGTGGCCTTGCACTCCATCCGCCGGATCAGCTGCCGCTCGCTGGGCCCGCAGGGCGCGGGCTCGGCCGGCGGTGGAGGCGGCGGCTCCCAGCTCTGA
- the SNPH gene encoding syntaphilin isoform X5, which yields MAMSLQGSRRASAGPRRRTSPPVSVRDAYGASSLSSSSNSGSCKGSDSSPTPRRSMKYTLCSDNHGIKPPTPEQYLTPLQQKEVCIRHLKARLKDTQDRLQDRDTEIDDLKTQLSRMQEDWIEEECHRVEAQLALKEARKEIRQLKQVIDTVKNNLIDKDKGLQKYFVDINIQNKKLETLLHSMEVAQNGAAKEDGAGESAGGSPARSSPARSLTRSSTYTKLSDPAVCGDRPPGDAPGGSSTEDGADSGFVGNDDTLSRTDALEVSSLLSSGVDCGPEEASRHGSFSLGPRWPAGSAYEKQPGGTEAGVQASCMQERAIQTDFAQCQPDLDAILEKVTKAQVCGTGPKPGDRCPEPDPHPSGPRDTHSAVVVTVGDELEAPEPIVTRGPSPHRPSANPNPNPCLSVSVACPVEEEEEAAASAAEKEPRSYWSRHYIVDLLAVVVPAVPTVAWLCRSQRRQGQPIYNISSLLRGCCTVALHSIRRISCRSLGPQGAGSAGGGGGGSQL from the exons ATGGCCATGTCCCTGCAGGGCAGTCGACGGGCCTCCGCCGGACCCCGCAG GCGCACCTCCCCGCCCGTGAGCGTGCGGGATGCCTACGGGGCCTCCTcgctcagcagcagcagcaactcgGGCTCCTGCAAGGGCAGCGACAGCAGCCCCACGCCCAG GCGCTCCATGAAGTATACGCTCTGCAGCGACAACCACGGCATCAAGCCCCCCACCCCTGAGCAGTACCTGACCCCCCTGCAGCAGAAGGAGGTCTGCATCCGGCACCTGAAGGCCAGGCTGAAGGACACGCAGGACCGGCTCCAGGACCG GGACACAGAGATCGACGACCTGAAGACGCAGCTGTCGCGCATGCAGGAGGACTGGATCGAGGAGGAATGCCACCGGGTGGAGGCCCAGCTGGCGCTGAAGGAGGCCCGCAAGGAGATCAGGCAGCTGAAGCAGGTCATCGACACGGTCAAGAACAACCTGATCGACAAGGACAAGGGGCTGCAGAAGTACTTCGTGGACATCAACATCCAGAACAAGAAGCTGGAGACGCTGCTGCACAGCATGGAGGTGGCCCAGAATGGCGCGGCCAAGGAGGACGGCGCCGGGGAGTCGGCCGGGGGCTCCCCCGCCCGCTCCTCCCCCGCCCGCTCCCTCACGCGCAGCTCCACCTACACCAAGCTGAGTGACCCCGCCGTCTGCGGGGACCGGCCCCCCGGGGACGCCCCGGGCGGCTCCTCCACGGAGGATGGGGCTGACAGCGGCTTCGTGGGCAACGACGACACGCTGAGCCGGACGGACGCGCTGGAAGTCAGCAGCCTGCTGTCCTCGGGCGTGGACTGCGGCCCCGAGGAGGCCTCGCGGCACGGCTCCTTCAGCCTGGGGCCGCGCTGGCCCGCAGGCAGCGCCTACGAGAAGCAGCCGGGCGGCACGGAGGCCGGCGTGCAGGCCAGCTGCATGCAGGAGCGCGCCATCCAGACGGACTTCGCCCAGTGCCAGCCCGACCTGGACGCCATCCTGGAGAAGGTGACCAAGGCCCAGGTCTGCGGGACAGGCCCCAAGCCCGGGGACAGGTGCCCGGAGCCGGACCCCCACCCCTCCGGGCCCAGAGACACCCACTCGGCGGTGGTGGTGACGGTGGGCGACGAGCTTGAGGCCCCGGAACCCATCGTCACCCGCGGGCCGAGCCCACACCGGCCCAGTGccaaccccaaccccaacccctgCCTGTCGGTGAGCGTGGCGTGCcccgtggaggaggaggaggaggccgccGCCTCCGCAGCCGAGAAGGAGCCCCGGAGCTACTGGAGCCGCCACTACATCGTGGACCTGCTGGCGGTGGTGGTGCCGGCCGTCCCCACGGTGGCCTGGCTGTGCCGCTCCCAGCGGCGCCAGGGCCAGCCCATCTACAACATCAGCTCCCTGCTGCGGGGCTGCTGCACCGTGGCCTTGCACTCCATCCGCCGGATCAGCTGCCGCTCGCTGGGCCCGCAGGGCGCGGGCTCGGCCGGCGGTGGAGGCGGCGGCTCCCAGCTCTGA